Proteins from a genomic interval of Arvicanthis niloticus isolate mArvNil1 chromosome 26, mArvNil1.pat.X, whole genome shotgun sequence:
- the LOC143438778 gene encoding prostate and testis expressed protein 3-like, with amino-acid sequence MGNILKLCVFLLCFETGFTLQCAKCQLYRNGACIGNRETCTAQGGEMCMIRRVWATHIENMQGAETKCMDSCKTEEKNFENLTIYTYCCNNADFCNDVNLPIVMT; translated from the exons ATGGGAAACATACTGAAGCTGtgtgtctttcttctctgctttgaAACAG GCTTCACTCTACAATGTGCGAAGTGTCAGTTATACAGGAATGGGGCATGTATTGGAAATAGAGAGACATGCACTGCACAAGGTGGTGAAATGTGTATGATCCGCAGAGTCTGGGCAACTCACA TTGAAAATATGCAAGGTGCCGAGACTAAGTGCATGGATTCTtgtaaaactgaagaaaaaaattttgaaaatctaACAATATACACATACTGCTGTAATAATGCGGATTTCTGCAATGACGTCAATTTACCAATTGTGATGACTTAG